In Syntrophus gentianae, a single window of DNA contains:
- a CDS encoding radical SAM protein, whose translation MSIFSEDEGMHYEGYCIRPPSEADSILLQVTLGCSHNRCTFCGSYGDKRFKIKDDEIILSDILYAGRYMSHRNRLFLMDGDALIVPQKRLMWILEQIEEHLPQVKQVGAYANVKSIKKKSKEELEELRRHNLSILYLGVETGDDEIREAIQKGSSAATCIEMGRKLKEAGIKVWVTVLLGIGGREKSLRHARATGELLSAMDPDFVGALTVMLIPGTPLYEDYVNGKFELPDQTGLLRELREMIAHTNLTRGYFFSNHASNYLPIKAKLPSGKQKALDLIDSALRGDVRLKPEWMRAL comes from the coding sequence GTGAGTATTTTTTCCGAAGATGAGGGGATGCATTATGAGGGCTATTGCATCCGGCCGCCCAGTGAAGCGGACAGCATTCTTCTGCAGGTAACCCTCGGTTGTTCTCATAACCGCTGCACCTTTTGCGGCTCATACGGCGACAAGCGCTTCAAGATAAAGGATGACGAGATCATCCTGAGCGACATCCTTTATGCAGGACGTTATATGTCCCACAGGAACCGTCTTTTTCTGATGGATGGCGATGCCCTGATTGTGCCCCAGAAGCGGTTGATGTGGATTCTGGAACAGATCGAGGAGCACCTGCCGCAGGTCAAGCAGGTCGGCGCCTATGCAAACGTCAAGAGCATCAAGAAGAAATCGAAGGAGGAACTGGAGGAGCTGCGCCGCCATAACCTCAGCATCCTTTATCTGGGGGTGGAAACCGGCGACGACGAGATCCGCGAGGCCATCCAAAAGGGTTCATCCGCTGCGACCTGCATTGAGATGGGACGGAAATTGAAGGAAGCCGGAATTAAAGTGTGGGTAACCGTGCTTCTGGGGATCGGGGGCCGAGAAAAATCGCTCCGGCACGCCCGGGCGACGGGTGAACTTCTCAGTGCCATGGACCCGGATTTTGTGGGGGCTTTGACCGTGATGCTCATTCCCGGAACTCCCCTTTATGAGGATTACGTGAACGGGAAATTTGAGCTTCCCGATCAGACCGGACTGCTGCGGGAATTGCGGGAGATGATCGCCCATACCAATCTGACGAGGGGATATTTTTTCTCGAATCACGCCTCCAACTATCTGCCGATCAAGGCAAAACTTCCCAGCGGCAAGCAGAAGGCCCTCGATTTGATCGATTCGGCCCTGCGGGGAGACGTCCGCCTGAAACCGGAATGGATGCGGGCGTTGTAA